The nucleotide window CAAATTTTCATCTGATTCTTCCCTTATTACAATCCCTGCCCTGTGCGCAAGTTTTTTTACCGCTTCAGGCCAGGCCAGGTTATCCATCTGCATTAAGAATTTAAACGCATCTCCTCCTGTATGGCAACCAAAACAGTGAAATATGCCTTTTTCAGAGCTTATCATAAAAGACGGGGTTTTTTCATGATGGAAAGGGCACAAAGCTCTCCAATTACGACCGGCTTTCTTTAAGTTCGGGACATATTCTCGTATCAACTCGACTATATCAGTTGATAACCTAATTTGGTCAATAATCTCATTAGGAATAGTCATAAAGGTTTTAGTAAGTTTTTAATTTTAAGAAGATGGGCGAATATCGAAACAAAATATTAACTATGTTTTATTCTCTTAAAACCAGAACATTCAATTACATTTAACTTGCCTAATTTTTTTTCTGCTGCATCCAATAGAAGGTTCACACCCAAGTTATCAGAAGCTATATGGCCTGCAATAATGACATTAATATGATACTTCTGTACATCCTTATAATGATCTTCGCTCATATGCATCCCTATGATAGTGCCGACACCTGATTGAGCAAGTTTTTCAAGGATCTCTTTTGCCCCTTCAGTCCCGCCTGTCATATCAACGAATATTTTACCGGTACTCCTTTCCTTGCTTCCGTTTAATATCGCAGGGCCAGCACCTATTTTTGAAGCATCGCTGTATTCCTTTATCCCCTTAAGGATCTTTACGGCATCTTCAAGGTATTTTGGTTTCTTTTTATCCATAAGGGTCTGAAGGTATGTAGTGACTTGGTTATCTGCCACAGTATGAGCCGACATAAAAGGCAACCCGAGAAGTTTAGCCGCATCTACGGCCCTTGTATGATTTACAGCCATGACCCTTCTCCCGACCTCTTTTAACCGGTTTTCCGTGCAATATTCCGCTATATTTATCGGCACCCCGAATTTATTTAGGATGTCAGCCTGCATACTCATTACCTGATAGAAAGTTGCATAAGCGTGCCCTTCGGGATGATGGGTCAGGACAAGGTCTATATGCCGGCCGTTTGCTTTAAGAGTATTGGCAAGAAGTATCTCAGAGCTTTCGATGTCTATTCCGACAAGCACAGAGCTTACATCTTCATTCCCGCTGCCGTTAAGGATGCGTGAATCTGCATAAGGATTGTTAAGGCTTTCTTTATCAAAATCTTCTTTTTCTTCGTCCCTAAGTTTCTCAAACTTTAATTTGTTTTCGTCTAACAATCCCTTTACCCGTATACTGCCGCGCGGGTCTTTCGCAATACCTTGTTGAATAAAAAATTCAAAAAGATTTTTCAGTTTCATCTATCCCTCTATCTAACTTAAATGCAAATTGAAAATTGCAGAATATAAAATTGTTGTATCCCGCCAAAGAGGACACTTTAATTTTAAATTTTTCATTTTGCATTTTGCATTTCCTTATCTATCTGCCTTCTTTGTAAACTCTCCTGCGCATTTTCCTCTTTGCTTCAGCTTTTTTTTCCTTGCGTACAACACTGGGAGGCTTATAGAACTCACGCTTTTTTATTTCCTGCATTATTCCGTTTCTTTCACATTCTCTTTTAAAACGGCGTATAGCTTCTTCTATGCTTTCGCCTTCACGTATTCTTATATTTACCATTTATAATAACACCACCTTTCTGTTTAATTAACGCAATTTAGCCCGGAGGCCACGACAACTTCCTTCCGCCTAACAAATGAAAATGGATATGATCTACAGCCTGGCCTGCATCTT belongs to Candidatus Liberimonas magnetica and includes:
- a CDS encoding NGG1p interacting factor NIF3, producing MKLKNLFEFFIQQGIAKDPRGSIRVKGLLDENKLKFEKLRDEEKEDFDKESLNNPYADSRILNGSGNEDVSSVLVGIDIESSEILLANTLKANGRHIDLVLTHHPEGHAYATFYQVMSMQADILNKFGVPINIAEYCTENRLKEVGRRVMAVNHTRAVDAAKLLGLPFMSAHTVADNQVTTYLQTLMDKKKPKYLEDAVKILKGIKEYSDASKIGAGPAILNGSKERSTGKIFVDMTGGTEGAKEILEKLAQSGVGTIIGMHMSEDHYKDVQKYHINVIIAGHIASDNLGVNLLLDAAEKKLGKLNVIECSGFKRIKHS
- the rpsU gene encoding 30S ribosomal protein S21 gives rise to the protein MVNIRIREGESIEEAIRRFKRECERNGIMQEIKKREFYKPPSVVRKEKKAEAKRKMRRRVYKEGR